GTGTGGGTGCTGTGCAAGCAGAGCGGCGCCGTAGTGACTGGACACTGTACCTGCATGGCAGGGACTGGGGAGACATGCTCACATGTTGGTGCCTGCCTGTTCGCCATTGAAACAGGTGCCCGGCTCAACCAGTCGACTACCTGCACTCAGAAGGAGAATGCCTGGCTGCCGGCTTATGTTGAGAAGGTGAAGTACAAAAGACTTAAAGACATAGACTTCAGTTCCTCGAAAGAAAAGAAGCGTCGCCTCGATGCAACAAGCAGTGGATCAAAAGAAACCAAAGTGCCAAAGCAACGAAAAGGCATTTCAGCCCCATCACCGACTGAGCTCAAGGAGCTTTATGCGGCATTCAACACTACAGGTGTTGTACCTGCTATATTTTCCCTGCTGCCCGACTATTGTGAACGCTTTCAAGAACCCGTTCAAAGAACAGTTGCTCACCTGAGAGACCTCTACTCAGATACTCATGCAGCAGATGATCTGGAAACTCTTGTCGCAAAAGCTGACACTTTTATGTCAACATTCATCGTCAGTGAAGAAACCGTCAAGTCTGTGGAAGCTCGCACAAAAGACCAAAGCAGGTCAAGGGATTGGTTTTTACACCGGGCTGGTCGTGTGACTGCTTCTGTGATGAAAAATGTATGTTGCACAAGTGTTCTCAAGCCCAGCATATCACTTTTGAAAGGGATATGCTACCCTGAAAAGCGCTCGGTGAAGACACCTGCTGTTACATGGGGACTGACACATGAGCAAGATGCCTTTAAAGCATTTCAAGACAGCCAGCAAGACAAGCACCAAGGCTTCCGTTGCGTGAAGGCTGGTCTGCACTTGAGTGCTGATTATCCTTTTGTTGGCGCCACACCAGATGCTCTCGTCTGCTGCAGTTGCTGTGGCAAGGGCGTAGTTGAATTTAAATGCCCATACTTGCTACGGAATGCTGAAGAACTAACAGAGCTCTCGGCTCCCAACTCGTGCCTCTGCACCGTCAATGGCGTCATGCAGCTGCGAAGGCAGCATGCTTATTATTTTCAGATTCAAACTCAAATGGCAGTGTGCCAAGTTGACTTCTGCTACTTTGTTGTTTGGACTCCTAATGTTTTATTCGTAGAAAAAATCTTGAAAGATGACGAGTTTTGCACCAGCATGATGGCTACTGCCAAAGAATTCTTTGTGAAAGCTATCCTACCCGAGCTGTTGAGCCACTATTTTACTAGGCAACTCAAATATCCAGATCAGACGGCCAGTGAGGATGCGTACTGCTTCTGCCGAGGGCCAGAGACTGGCAAAATGATCGCCTGTGACAGCAGCTCCTGTCAGTACAAGTGGTTTCATTTTTCATGCGTTGCTCTGAAAAAAGCGCCAAAATCTAAGCATTGGTTTTGCCCTGAATGTAAAGGCGCTAAGGAGAATGCTTGAAGGGATACCGACAAGACAGTGTCCAAAATAAAGTGTTTTGAAAGCACATGCtgtttcattctcatttctagtggttttatgcaaaaacttcagTATTATTAAAGAGTTGCATGCTTAGCGATTCTCAAAGCATGAAGAGCTGCTGTACTGTGAATGATAAATACCTTGCTGGCTTTGACAGGAGGTGGAACAAATAGCTTTGCCAGTTCTGAATTTTACGACTTATAAGTTCTTTTTATACGTCAAAGCTGCCACGTCATCAGACCTTGGTTCACAATTCAAAGCCTCTAGTAGTCCCCACAATAGTACACTTGGCCCAACGCTTCTTCAATGTCGTACAGTTTATACAGGTGTGACACAAAATGCAAACATCACAGAAGTTGCATCAGTGTCGTGGGAATTGAACTAACAAAAGAGTTGTTTTCATATCTTTTATTGGAAAAGAATTAGAGTgtcagcaaaacaaaaatttcaccAAAAGTCAATCGCAACTCTGAACCACTCAGTTGCAAGCATGTCAGTGCAAGTTTCCCGTGCTGCAAAGCATTCAGGGGGTGCAAAGCACTGAAACCATTGGTCTCCTCCTCGCTACATGCATAAGTGACGGTCAAAATACAAAACTTCTTTCATTAATGAAGCTTGCCATTTTGTATTAAATGTATGGATTGCCAAGATGCTTTCCCTACTTGTGTCACTTATTCCAGGTATACATATGCTAAGACAAACTGACAAAAGTATCATACATTGTGTCCAACCGTGGTAACACTGGATACACCCCAAAGGTACTTGCAGCAGATGGTTCTTGGTGTCAGTCATCCTCAACTGTTGCTACATTTTCCTCACTACCATTCTTCACTGTTGCAACTATTGAGGGACACAAGTTGCAGAGGGCGCAGCACACTGTCACAATCTTGTCAAGCGGTGTCAGTTCATCCCCCTCACGACAAGAAACATAGTTAATCGGCACGGTAGACTTCAAAAACACAAACTTATTTCTGATCAGGCCAATAACACGCTCCACGTGAATCCTAACATTTGCAAGCTTCCTTGTTTTTTCCACGTCTTCAGGAGACAGCTGCTTTTTCCCTTTTGTGTATGCTGGGACATGGAGACGCGCACAATAAAATCCAACACTGTCCTCTATGTTGAACCCCCTATCTGCGAGGACAACATCACCAGGAACCAAGTTGTCCAATAAGCCACAGTGTTCTGTAATGTGCTTATCACTGACGCGGCCTCCCCAACCTTCTGAAATGTATGTTACTACACCCTGTGGCGCAATTGCAATGAGAAACTTTGCAGTGTTGCTTCCTTTATACGTAGACCACGTTTCACATCTAGAAAGTAGAGATGACGGCCTTTCAATTTTAATTTCGAAGCAATCAATAATGACGGAAACTTTAGACCCAAATGAATCAAAAAAAGCTTGTGGCATAGTACGCTGCAGTGCCTCACGCCCTGGCCAAGCTATCTGCGATTTAAGCCGACAATATGCACCGTGCAGCCATTTGTCAAAAATCCTCGATACTGTTGCTTCAGAAATGTTGAAGCGAAATGCAAGGTCGGTGTTGTGAAGGTTCACCTTGATTTTCATCATGAAGAGGATGAATTCCTGGAATTTTGACAGgctgttgttgatgttgtgggaTACATCACTCTCCACAACTTTAAAGACAGCTGAGAGAACAGTGAAGTTTGCCATCCCTGTGTAGAACATGACTTTTCTGTCACAACTCCTTAGTGACTTTTCCGACATCTCAAGCTCCTCTTTCTCGACACGGGCGGCATAGAGGTGTTCATTCAGTGAAATGCACTGTTTCTCCAGTAGCTGAATGTCCTCCATGGTCATCTCTGTCTGCACTGTAACACCTGTAATGAAAAAATGCCGGAGATTTTAaagtaataataacatctggggtttaacgacccaaaaccacgatatgattatgagagatgccgtggtggacggctccggaaatttcgaccacctggggttctttaacgtgcacctaaatctaagtacacgggcttcaacattttcgcctccatcgaaaatgcagccgccgcggccgggattcgatcccgcgacctccaggTCGAGATTTGAAAGTGACGCGATAATTTTGGCTCTCCACAGAAATGCTTCACAAAGCGCTTGCAAGGCATTCGCCTACAGGCCGGAAACGGCCTCGAACTTCACTAGGCGAAGCAAAAGTGTTAACTTACCTGTATCACTTTCGTCAGCGTCGGTTTCTCCAGTCGGGTGCGGCGAGAGTGGCCGATCGGCACACTGCTGGATCCCTAACGCTGCCGCGTCGGCCTCGGCACGCCGTTTCTGTGCTTCGGCTTCCCGCTTTTTGGCGTCCGCCTGCCGCTTTACGGCGCGTCGTTTTTCGAGGCGTCTGTGTCGTGAGGGGTCCGTGTTCTTGGCACTGTAGCCGAGGAGAAGCGACGGAGCCCAGTCAGGGTCCGTCTCGTCGAACAGTTTAGCTGGCTTTCCTACGAATGCAAAATGAAAAAAGTTACAAAACTAACATTTTTCGTTACATACCGCCTTTATCGCGCTGTGTAAGTCGAAAGCAATTCTTTACCTGTAATGAAGTGCACGCCGCAGACTCGCAGGTTGGGGTTCTCGATGTCTAAGTCAGCACGTTTAATGCGCGCCAGCCATAAACTGCGCCGCTTCGTGCTCAACGCTTTCGAGCGCTCGCACTGGTTCTCCACGGTCTTCGGTATCGAAAAGAAGTGGCCGTTAGTTGATCGTTTTCTCCCGCGGTTGTCACTGCGGTTGGAACAACCAAATATCGCGCACATGACCATGGTGACAACACCAACTACACGGATTGCTTGCAACGACCGTGGGATGAGCGGTTCATATGGTTCATATGCATGGCGGAcacatatcccagcattcccatcactgacgtcagtgcaagctatgAATATTAGCGCCACAGTGACCGCAAAATTGGCGCTggattttttcttctcagtcgtttgTATACGTAGTCGATTGATTTGTGTTATGACGTCGTATGGTAAGGTTGTAACATGATAATTTCTTTTGCGCTTGACAACACAAGCGCAGCGTGAAAAGGTGCAAGCTCCGGAGCCGTCGGTGTCGTTGTGCAGTCTGTCTTGAAGCTGACGGTTATAGCTCTCACTGGAAGAATCTCTCCTCCGGAAGAACACCGGGTAGTTGAACCACCAGGGGAGACCGGCGCGACGGAGGGGCGCTGCGGTGCCGGGAGCTGCCGATGAATAGAGACGTAGAACTCGTAACGCGTCTGCTCACCTCTCCGCTCTCCCCTTCACGTCGATTGGAGCTCCCGCTGCTTTTAACGCACgctgcgcgcgctctgcacgtgttTTCGCGGGTTTCGTGGCTCGCGAGGCCTCTAAGAAGATCCGCGCGACTGAGGGCTAATTGCGTAGCTGCAGTGTGGCGAAGGGGCAGCGTCTACTCAGCCTTGTGGGACATGTGGACCAGGTAATAGCCGACGACATCGTCCCAGTCTGGGCGAAGTGCTTTTTTGCATAGCGAAACATTAGTGGCGCAATTCAGAACGAGGAAGAAAAgcgagagaagacaggaaaggctGCCAGATTCACTATATTTGCCTTAAGAGACAGGATTGTGGTGTTTCCCACAAAGTAGATATGCTACAAATCCCTGTCGCCTCTGTTGGCTACCTCGCACTCCCATCGGCACGGCGTAAATAGACAATATATCACAGTACAACACAAGTAGGACGCATGTGTGCACGCCTTTCGCTAGTATATACTCTATGATATATAATGACGGCAGCAGCGTAAACACAGGGTGGCGCGGAGTCAACTGACATATTTCGAatagggaattttaagggctcgtttctttctttgacaCAAACTTAATGAAAACAATCAGATAATGAAGCCACGGCAGGTATAGGGGATTTTAATTGTACCGTTGTAACttgaagcaagctcaagcagttgaggaagaagacgacagaattcaggccagggggactgggggagaataaagaagaagttagaaatggcgacatgaagagcgtcgtctgtttattatgtgcggtcttgttacgtaattatgtgcggtcttgttacataATTTGGCGCAGCCGACGACAAGAGACATCATGTGGGTGACTTTCTTTGTGGACAACCGCAGGGACTCTGCGGTATTCAAGAAATATCAAGTCGAGGACGACGTGGCCGTGGAGCTTCCCGAATATGTGACTACAGGTGAGCTTCTAAACCTCATTTTGACCGAAGCCTCCCTGTCTTCAGAGGAACTTTTGAAGCGAGATTTCGTGAAAGTCAACATTCCTCTAAGAAGGTTCAACGAGCTGGTGCTAACACCACTAGAGAGGAATTTCACGACCTGTCCAGCGCCGTATGACGAGTTAACGACAGTACGGAGAGCCATTGCATGTCAACAGCAGAAAATTGTGCAGCAAAACGTTGTCATTGAGACTCTCGTCGCAGACTTGACGAAGCGGGCAAAGCAATCATCGCGACTAATCCAGCCAGACATATTCGACGACGCGTCCGACAATCGAGAAGCGTGGATAGCTTTCTATGAACAAGCTGCCAGGAGCAATGGATGGCTGTCTGATGAAGACTTGGTGATGAATATGCGACAGTTCCTTCACGGGATACCGAGAAAGTGGCACGAGTGGAGATTTTGCAAACAGGAGCCTGAACCTTGGTGTAAATGGAAAGAAAGTTTCCTTGCAACTTTCAACAGGAATCCCTTTGAGCGGTGGCATGAGGCAATATTCTGCCGTTTTGAGTCCGGAATGCCACTCGagtattttcttgaaaaacagcgaCTTCTTCGCATAGCTGAACCTGGATTGTCAACATCGTCACTTATTGCACTATCATTCACGGCTTACCTATAGATTTGCAACGACAGGTTTTAATACACTGTCCGAAAACGCCCGAAGCGCTTCTCCAACTACTCAAGCTATTATCGCGTCCCTGGGCTGAAAGAGGCTTCCAAAGTAAACAAAATATTTCAGAGACGACAAGCGTTAGCCACTTGGGTGAAAAGTACCCGTCGGAGTTTAGAGGCGTCACCTCTGACTTTAGTGGAAGCGCCTCTCTCGTACAGAAGAATAGGGCCTCGAAAGATGAATGCAACGTTGGAGAGCAAAATAATTCTAAACTCATACATACAACGCATGAGACCGTCCAACTTGTGTCATCGAGTTTACTGCACATACAACTTGAAGTGAACGGTCGAGCTATGCGAGCACTTGTAGACAGCGGAGCTTCAGTTTCAGTTATGAAAAGAAGCAAAGCAAAACCCGAGGACATAttcagaggcagaactgtcattgTACGGGGCTATGACGGCCGTGAAAAAGAACACTGCGAATGGGTAAGGATACGTCTGAAATACCAGTCACAATCTGTAGAAATACTGGCACTGGTGATAGAAGGCATCGAGTATGACTTTCTACTCTCTCGTCCAGACATGAAATTGCTGAAGCTTAACATTCACTGGGATGACACTGTGTCAGTGAGCCAAGATGTGCAACCAGTGAGACAGAGAGACAAAATTCGCATTGTGACAAAATCCGATGACATCCCTACAATATATCCAGAATTAttctgcagaggaggctatcctcCAGGTACAACAAAGTTTGAAGTTCCATTCAAACTGCATGACACAACGATTGTACGGAGGAAACCATACAACCTCACCagggaaaagaaagcatggctgaaGGAAGAGCTTGGGAAGATGCTGGATGCAGGCATTATCCGTCAGTCCGTATCACCATATGCATCGCCGATAACTATAGCGCCCAAGGAGGATGGGAGCCTTCGACTTTGCACGGATTACAGAGCCATTAACAGCCAGACGCATCTTAT
This window of the Rhipicephalus sanguineus isolate Rsan-2018 chromosome 2, BIME_Rsan_1.4, whole genome shotgun sequence genome carries:
- the LOC119382008 gene encoding uncharacterized protein LOC119382008, which gives rise to MPAFPTAQPFRGGYFSQLIGSARVRYKEKIELCENVDPYTLRLGTDTSADASLLPSVAHGDIVTYLVFSTSFVTLDQMKAYKALESHNYFTSGWVKSLSAKRLGEDKVLLLGEVNHSQRLGECPLKVWVLCKQSGAVVTGHCTCMAGTGETCSHVGACLFAIETGARLNQSTTCTQKENAWLPAYVEKVKYKRLKDIDFSSSKEKKRRLDATSSGSKETKVPKQRKGISAPSPTELKELYAAFNTTGVVPAIFSLLPDYCERFQEPVQRTVAHLRDLYSDTHAADDLETLVAKADTFMSTFIVSEETVKSVEARTKDQSRSRDWFLHRAGRVTASVMKNVCCTSVLKPSISLLKGICYPEKRSVKTPAVTWGLTHEQDAFKAFQDSQQDKHQGFRCVKAGLHLSADYPFVGATPDALVCCSCCGKGVVEFKCPYLLRNAEELTELSAPNSCLCTVNGVMQLRRQHAYYFQIQTQMAVCQVDFCYFVVWTPNVLFVEKILKDDEFCTSMMATAKEFFVKAILPELLSHYFTRQLKYPDQTASEDAYCFCRGPETGKMIACDSSSCQYKWFHFSCVALKKAPKSKHWFCPECKGAKENA
- the LOC119383840 gene encoding uncharacterized protein LOC119383840; amino-acid sequence: MVMCAIFGCSNRSDNRGRKRSTNGHFFSIPKTVENQCERSKALSTKRRSLWLARIKRADLDIENPNLRVCGVHFITGKPAKLFDETDPDWAPSLLLGYSAKNTDPSRHRRLEKRRAVKRQADAKKREAEAQKRRAEADAAALGIQQCADRPLSPHPTGETDADESDTGVTVQTEMTMEDIQLLEKQCISLNEHLYAARVEKEELEMSEKSLRSCDRKVMFYTGMANFTVLSAVFKVVESDVSHNINNSLSKFQEFILFMMKIKVNLHNTDLAFRFNISEATVSRIFDKWLHGAYCRLKSQIAWPGREALQRTMPQAFFDSFGSKVSVIIDCFEIKIERPSSLLSRCETWSTYKGSNTAKFLIAIAPQGVVTYISEGWGGRVSDKHITEHCGLLDNLVPGDVVLADRGFNIEDSVGFYCARLHVPAYTKGKKQLSPEDVEKTRKLANVRIHVERVIGLIRNKFVFLKSTVPINYVSCREGDELTPLDKIVTVCCALCNLCPSIVATVKNGSEENVATVEDD